In Gemmata obscuriglobus, a single genomic region encodes these proteins:
- a CDS encoding phospholipase D-like domain-containing protein, producing the protein MNPDDLTRFLTQSLADRKLSGGEKSALADWLAKNVKSDQHRGLVRHTAFEVARAAVADPAASELIEWLEDIMKVIAPVQPPGGASPAAAAGDEAYFAPGERCLQQIVARFNQCRRTADVCVFTVTDDRISRAILDAHRRKVAVRIITDNEKQHDAGSDVQKFREAGIPVKTDDMHGPADAGLNGHMHHKFAVFDGVRLINGSYNWTRGAADLNYENIVDTADAALVAAFAAEFARLWARF; encoded by the coding sequence ATGAACCCCGACGACCTCACCCGCTTCCTCACGCAGTCACTCGCGGACCGCAAGCTCTCCGGCGGCGAGAAGTCCGCGCTCGCCGACTGGCTCGCCAAAAACGTGAAGTCCGACCAGCACCGCGGGCTGGTCCGGCACACCGCGTTCGAGGTGGCCCGCGCGGCCGTCGCGGACCCGGCGGCGAGCGAACTCATCGAGTGGCTCGAAGACATCATGAAGGTGATCGCCCCGGTGCAACCGCCGGGAGGCGCCTCGCCCGCCGCAGCCGCCGGCGACGAAGCGTACTTCGCGCCCGGCGAGCGGTGCCTTCAGCAAATCGTTGCGCGGTTCAACCAGTGCCGCCGCACCGCCGACGTGTGCGTGTTCACCGTCACCGACGACCGCATCTCCCGCGCGATCCTCGACGCGCACCGGCGCAAGGTGGCCGTGCGGATCATCACCGACAACGAGAAGCAGCACGACGCCGGGTCGGACGTCCAGAAGTTCCGTGAGGCCGGCATCCCAGTGAAAACCGACGACATGCACGGCCCCGCGGACGCCGGGCTCAACGGACACATGCACCACAAGTTCGCCGTCTTCGACGGCGTGCGGCTCATCAACGGCAGCTACAACTGGACCCGCGGCGCCGCGGACCTCAACTACGAGAACATCGTGGACACGGCCGACGCCGCGCTGGTCGCCGCGTTCGCGGCCGAGTTCGCGCGGTTGTGGGCCCGGTTCTGA
- a CDS encoding acetyl-CoA carboxylase biotin carboxyl carrier protein — protein MADDQRDAPRPFDVRTVEYLLKLMTEHDLAEVDLKEGEHRIRLRKGGAVIGYAPAPAPAPARLPAPAAPVAAPPGAALPAPAAAPTSTPAPAKNLIEIKSQMVGTFYSKPDPKKPDFVALGAKVTPKTVVCTIEAMKLYNEVTADCAGTIAEVCKQSGDFVEFGTVLFRVDPS, from the coding sequence GTGGCCGACGATCAACGGGACGCCCCCCGGCCGTTCGATGTGCGCACGGTCGAGTACCTCCTGAAACTGATGACCGAGCACGACCTGGCTGAGGTCGATCTGAAAGAAGGCGAGCACCGCATCCGGCTCCGCAAGGGCGGCGCCGTGATCGGGTACGCGCCCGCCCCGGCACCAGCACCGGCACGGCTGCCGGCCCCGGCGGCGCCCGTTGCGGCGCCCCCCGGAGCAGCGCTGCCTGCGCCCGCCGCGGCGCCGACTTCAACCCCGGCGCCCGCCAAGAACCTGATCGAAATCAAGTCGCAGATGGTCGGCACGTTCTACTCCAAGCCCGACCCCAAGAAGCCCGATTTCGTCGCGCTGGGCGCGAAGGTCACGCCGAAAACGGTCGTCTGCACGATCGAGGCGATGAAGCTGTACAACGAGGTTACCGCGGACTGCGCCGGCACCATCGCCGAGGTGTGCAAACAGAGCGGCGATTTCGTCGAGTTCGGCACCGTCCTGTTCCGGGTGGACCCCTCCTAA
- the tadA gene encoding tRNA adenosine(34) deaminase TadA: MNPFDLAFTDPAHPFHVHHMEMALDEAAVAASEDEVPVGALIVHPELGVIGQAHNMRERLNDPTAHAEMIAITQAATALKSWRLEKCILYVTLEPCPMCAGGIVQARVPMVVYGCTDPKAGACHTLFQIASDPRLNHRAQVVGGVLADRCAAALTDFFRRKREMGKK, encoded by the coding sequence ATGAACCCGTTCGACCTCGCGTTCACCGACCCGGCGCACCCGTTCCACGTTCATCACATGGAGATGGCGCTCGACGAGGCGGCGGTCGCGGCGAGCGAGGACGAGGTGCCGGTCGGGGCGCTGATCGTCCACCCGGAACTGGGCGTGATCGGCCAGGCGCACAACATGCGCGAGCGGCTCAACGACCCGACCGCTCACGCCGAGATGATCGCCATCACCCAGGCCGCGACCGCCCTCAAGTCCTGGCGGCTGGAGAAGTGCATCCTGTACGTCACCCTCGAGCCGTGCCCGATGTGCGCCGGGGGGATCGTCCAGGCGCGCGTGCCGATGGTCGTTTACGGTTGTACCGATCCGAAGGCCGGGGCATGCCACACGCTGTTCCAGATCGCGAGCGACCCGCGCCTCAACCACCGCGCGCAGGTCGTCGGGGGCGTGCTCGCGGACCGGTGCGCCGCGGCACTCACTGATTTTTTCCGCCGCAAGCGGGAGATGGGTAAGAAGTAG
- a CDS encoding M24 family metallopeptidase, giving the protein MNYLQQRRNALGQTLKSRDLDGFLVTAAVNVTYLTGFTGDSSYYAVLPKNTLLVSDTRFEEQVREECPDQDAVIRGHNKTTLEAAAEALNKSGAKAVGVEGSRITLGELEALRQLAPKITFVSVDGAIEAQRAVKDPGEVEKIRDAVKVAERGFKMFLATVREADTEKDMVDALEGYVRRAGAKCTAFPPIIAVGERGALPHATPTNKPLGDGAKLLVDFGADLVGYKSDITRTLRSPFGTSPSRRNKLERIGYDFEKLYAVVLAAQNAALAAIRPGVKAKDVDAAARKVFANARFDKYPDLKLADHFTHGLGHGIGLEIHEAPKIRANSEDVLESGMVVTIEPGIYIPGWGGIRIEDDVLITHDGCKLLTTLSREPATLAAG; this is encoded by the coding sequence ATGAATTATCTGCAGCAACGTCGGAACGCTCTGGGTCAGACGCTGAAGTCGCGCGACCTCGACGGGTTCCTGGTCACCGCGGCGGTCAACGTCACTTACCTGACCGGGTTCACCGGGGACTCCAGCTACTACGCGGTGTTGCCCAAGAACACGCTGCTCGTCAGCGACACCCGGTTCGAGGAGCAGGTGCGGGAGGAGTGCCCGGACCAGGACGCGGTCATCCGGGGGCACAACAAGACCACCCTCGAAGCCGCGGCCGAGGCCCTCAACAAGTCCGGGGCCAAAGCGGTCGGCGTCGAGGGCAGCCGGATCACCCTGGGCGAACTCGAGGCGCTGCGGCAACTGGCCCCGAAGATCACGTTCGTGTCCGTGGACGGGGCCATTGAGGCGCAACGGGCGGTAAAGGACCCGGGCGAAGTGGAGAAGATCCGCGACGCCGTCAAGGTGGCCGAGCGCGGGTTCAAAATGTTCCTCGCGACCGTGCGCGAGGCCGACACCGAAAAGGACATGGTGGACGCGCTGGAGGGGTACGTGCGGCGCGCCGGGGCCAAATGCACCGCGTTCCCGCCGATCATCGCGGTCGGCGAGCGCGGCGCGCTGCCGCACGCCACGCCCACGAACAAGCCGCTGGGCGACGGGGCAAAACTGCTGGTCGATTTCGGCGCGGACCTGGTGGGGTACAAGTCGGACATCACCCGCACGCTCCGCAGCCCGTTCGGCACCTCGCCGAGCCGCCGCAACAAGTTAGAGCGGATCGGGTACGACTTCGAGAAGCTGTACGCGGTGGTCCTGGCGGCGCAGAACGCCGCGCTGGCGGCGATCCGCCCGGGTGTGAAGGCGAAGGACGTGGACGCCGCGGCCCGCAAGGTGTTCGCGAACGCCCGGTTCGACAAGTACCCGGACCTGAAGCTCGCCGACCACTTCACGCACGGCCTCGGGCACGGGATCGGGCTCGAGATCCACGAGGCCCCGAAGATCCGGGCGAACTCCGAGGACGTGCTCGAGTCCGGCATGGTGGTCACCATCGAGCCGGGCATCTACATTCCGGGCTGGGGCGGCATCCGCATTGAGGACGACGTGCTCATCACCCACGACGGGTGCAAGCTCCTCACCACCCTGTCCCGCGAGCCCGCGACCCTCGCGGCGGGCTGA
- the smc gene encoding chromosome segregation protein SMC, whose translation MLKRLELVGFKSFADKTRFDFAPGVTGVVGPNGSGKSNVVDAVRWILGEQSPKSLRGGEMADVIFNGSSSRKSLGMAEVTVAFDNARRLLAVDADEVQLTRRVYRDGTGEYLINGQMSRLKDLKNIFLGSGAGAGGYTIIAQGRVDEMLQASTKDRRAIFDEAAGISRFKADKNETLRKLASVELNLTRSKDKLDALDGQLRTLRLQATKAQKYKEHSDRLRELRVGLGAREYRELTAALATEQGALAALKAEVSGATSEAEQLEHQAAQLDWQVTRGEEALRHHEARLAEARQQLAGFEASLKHDRAAAQNLGAELLKVGRQRADLGYRLKGLEADSVRAAAESAAAEGRLTDERGRADEVSDALAAVVARLADLERAQAEDLQQHMELVRQAASGRSTADATLAQVNRLQSEYTRRLAAREHRAAHRATLTHALDGLSQEDADVQARLAAAREQLDDLTAARDTLTEQLGEGQARLEGLRVEQGALRARMEVLEDLERSLEGFGTGVAAVWRRLEAEAADDYTPTELSAAVVGLVADLLTVPREVAPLVELALGDAAQRFVVRSPEAVDAVAAAVGELTGRVGFVPLSFSATHAGSADASGEHGGAGGGPSLAALVTCDRPHCAGLPAQLLGRVLMADTLADARWLVALHPGHRVVTRSGELLEPDGTLTVGPLRGEAGLVSRKSELRELREQFRATSELVAGAEVELADLRRRAEAAEGTIEAVEAEIALLSDEAGGLLQRIARQRQQVEHLDADIELIEADCRTLEQQVQEGEAAWSAARLAAEDAERAAAELESRLAEVKRALAAGAADRTAREQAHTAAQVALSRAAADRDRARERAAQLEADIRKRKIEALDLAAADRNARGRLADCTLAALRASAGQADAYGEKESRERLAAELSAKGAADRADRDRVRARLQQLRHGWQEKQAAAHARELAAHDLGARLAALGQRIREDYGIELAELAGGALRPAEGSSADISGTEDARADTTSSERIEPPLVGVNVLEAQAEIEDLKRKLARLGSVNMEALEELTRVEGEFNALQAQHSDLNAARQSLQQIIDAINGDSRKLFLDTLNAVRGYFQELFRKLFGGGQADIVLEDEADVLESGIEITARPPGKELRSLSLLSGGEKTLTAVALLLAIFRNKPSPFCILDEVDAALDEANTARLAGVLREFLDRSQFIVITHKKRTMAAADRLWGVTMQESGISRLLPMRFEDWNDEGGEAQAA comes from the coding sequence ATGTTGAAGCGCCTCGAACTCGTCGGGTTCAAGTCCTTTGCCGACAAAACGCGGTTCGACTTCGCGCCCGGGGTGACCGGGGTGGTCGGGCCGAACGGGTCCGGCAAAAGCAACGTCGTCGACGCGGTGCGGTGGATCCTGGGCGAGCAGTCCCCGAAGAGCCTGCGCGGCGGCGAAATGGCCGACGTGATCTTCAACGGCTCCAGCTCGCGCAAGAGCCTGGGCATGGCGGAGGTGACGGTCGCGTTCGACAACGCCCGGCGGCTGCTGGCGGTCGACGCCGACGAGGTGCAGCTCACCCGCCGGGTGTACCGCGACGGCACCGGCGAGTACCTCATCAACGGCCAGATGTCCCGGCTGAAGGACCTCAAGAACATCTTCCTGGGTAGCGGCGCCGGGGCCGGCGGGTACACGATCATCGCCCAGGGGCGCGTCGACGAGATGCTCCAGGCGTCGACGAAGGACCGGCGCGCGATCTTCGACGAGGCCGCCGGGATCAGCCGGTTCAAAGCCGACAAAAACGAAACGCTCCGCAAGCTCGCGTCCGTCGAGCTGAACCTGACGCGCTCGAAGGACAAGCTCGACGCGCTCGACGGCCAGCTCCGCACGCTGCGCCTCCAGGCCACGAAGGCCCAGAAGTACAAGGAGCACTCGGACCGGTTGCGGGAGCTGCGCGTCGGGCTGGGGGCGCGCGAGTACCGCGAGCTCACCGCGGCGCTGGCGACCGAGCAGGGCGCCCTCGCCGCGCTGAAGGCGGAGGTGAGCGGCGCCACGTCGGAGGCCGAGCAGCTCGAACACCAGGCCGCGCAGCTCGACTGGCAGGTGACCCGGGGCGAGGAGGCGCTGCGGCACCACGAGGCCCGGCTGGCCGAGGCGCGGCAGCAGCTCGCGGGGTTCGAGGCGTCGCTCAAGCACGACCGCGCCGCGGCGCAGAACTTGGGCGCCGAGCTGCTGAAGGTCGGGCGCCAGCGGGCCGATCTGGGCTACCGCCTGAAGGGGCTGGAGGCGGATTCGGTCCGCGCCGCCGCGGAGAGCGCCGCGGCCGAAGGGCGGCTCACCGACGAGCGGGGCCGCGCGGACGAGGTGAGCGACGCGCTGGCGGCGGTCGTGGCGCGCCTCGCGGACCTGGAGCGGGCGCAGGCCGAGGACCTTCAGCAGCACATGGAGCTGGTGCGCCAGGCGGCGTCCGGCCGGTCCACCGCCGACGCCACGCTCGCGCAAGTGAACCGGCTCCAGAGCGAGTACACGCGGCGGCTGGCGGCCCGCGAGCACCGCGCCGCGCACCGGGCCACGCTCACCCACGCGCTCGACGGCCTGTCGCAAGAGGACGCCGACGTGCAGGCCCGGCTCGCCGCGGCCCGCGAGCAGCTCGACGACCTGACCGCGGCACGCGACACCCTCACCGAGCAACTCGGTGAGGGGCAGGCGCGGCTCGAGGGGCTGCGCGTCGAGCAGGGCGCGCTCCGCGCCCGCATGGAGGTGCTCGAAGACCTCGAGCGGTCGCTCGAGGGGTTCGGCACGGGGGTCGCGGCGGTGTGGCGCCGGCTCGAAGCGGAGGCCGCGGACGATTACACCCCGACCGAGTTGAGCGCCGCGGTGGTCGGGCTGGTTGCGGACCTGCTCACGGTGCCGCGCGAGGTGGCCCCGCTGGTCGAGTTGGCCCTGGGAGATGCCGCCCAGCGGTTCGTCGTTCGGTCGCCGGAGGCGGTGGACGCGGTGGCCGCCGCGGTGGGCGAACTGACCGGGCGGGTCGGGTTCGTGCCGCTGAGCTTTTCCGCCACGCACGCCGGCTCGGCCGACGCGAGCGGCGAACACGGCGGCGCAGGCGGGGGGCCTTCCCTTGCGGCGCTTGTGACCTGCGACCGACCGCACTGCGCCGGGCTGCCCGCGCAGCTCCTCGGCCGCGTCCTGATGGCGGACACGCTCGCGGACGCGCGGTGGCTGGTCGCGCTGCACCCCGGCCACCGGGTGGTCACCCGCAGCGGCGAGCTGCTCGAGCCGGACGGCACCCTCACGGTCGGCCCGCTGCGGGGCGAGGCCGGGCTGGTGTCGCGCAAGAGCGAGCTGCGCGAGCTGCGCGAGCAGTTCCGTGCCACGTCGGAACTCGTCGCGGGGGCGGAAGTCGAACTCGCGGACCTCCGGCGCCGGGCCGAAGCCGCCGAGGGCACCATTGAGGCCGTCGAGGCCGAGATCGCGCTCCTCTCGGACGAGGCCGGCGGCCTGCTCCAGCGGATCGCGCGGCAGCGCCAGCAGGTCGAGCACCTGGACGCGGACATCGAGCTGATCGAGGCCGACTGCCGGACCCTCGAACAGCAGGTGCAAGAGGGCGAGGCGGCGTGGAGCGCCGCCCGGCTCGCGGCGGAGGACGCCGAGCGCGCCGCGGCGGAGCTGGAGTCCCGGCTCGCGGAGGTGAAGCGCGCGCTCGCGGCCGGCGCCGCCGACCGCACCGCCCGCGAGCAGGCCCACACCGCCGCACAGGTGGCCCTGTCCCGCGCCGCCGCGGACCGGGACCGCGCCCGGGAGCGCGCCGCCCAGCTCGAAGCCGACATCCGCAAGCGCAAGATCGAGGCCCTGGATCTGGCCGCCGCGGACCGCAACGCCCGCGGGCGGCTCGCGGACTGCACGCTCGCGGCCCTCCGCGCGAGTGCGGGCCAGGCCGACGCGTACGGCGAGAAGGAGTCGCGCGAGCGGCTCGCGGCGGAGCTGTCGGCGAAAGGCGCCGCGGACCGGGCGGACCGCGACCGGGTACGCGCCCGGCTCCAGCAGCTCCGCCACGGGTGGCAGGAAAAGCAGGCCGCCGCGCACGCCCGCGAACTCGCCGCCCACGACCTCGGCGCCCGGCTCGCCGCGCTCGGCCAGCGGATCCGCGAGGACTACGGGATCGAACTGGCCGAACTGGCGGGCGGCGCGCTCCGGCCCGCCGAGGGCTCCAGCGCGGACATTTCGGGCACCGAAGACGCTCGTGCCGACACGACCAGTTCGGAACGCATCGAGCCGCCGCTCGTGGGCGTCAACGTGCTCGAAGCCCAGGCCGAAATCGAAGACCTGAAGCGCAAGCTGGCCCGGCTCGGCAGCGTCAACATGGAGGCGCTCGAGGAGCTTACCCGGGTCGAGGGCGAGTTCAACGCGCTCCAGGCGCAGCACAGCGATTTGAACGCCGCCCGGCAGTCGCTCCAGCAGATCATCGACGCCATCAACGGCGACAGCCGCAAGCTGTTCCTGGACACCCTCAACGCGGTCCGCGGGTACTTCCAGGAGCTGTTCCGCAAACTGTTCGGCGGCGGGCAGGCGGACATCGTGCTGGAGGACGAGGCCGACGTGCTGGAGTCGGGGATCGAGATCACCGCCCGCCCGCCCGGTAAAGAGCTGCGATCACTGTCGCTGCTCTCGGGCGGCGAGAAGACGCTGACCGCGGTCGCCCTCCTGCTCGCGATCTTTCGCAACAAACCGTCGCCGTTCTGCATCCTCGACGAGGTGGACGCGGCGCTGGACGAGGCGAACACGGCGCGGCTCGCGGGGGTGCTGCGCGAGTTCCTGGACCGCAGCCAGTTCATTGTCATCACCCACAAGAAGCGGACGATGGCCGCCGCCGACCGGCTGTGGGGGGTTACCATGCAGGAGAGCGGCATCAGCCGGCTGCTGCCCATGCGGTTCGAGGACTGGAACGACGAGGGCGGTGAGGCGCAAGCCGCCTGA
- a CDS encoding glycosyltransferase family 87 protein — protein MRLLSFSRFAGWLRTAHATNPARVRAGFVGLLAVVVVLMSVKYAAKIAKPGDTGQQTRSAFLRWREMVNGVFAGENIYVGRNEYPNPPIMAVLLRPFAALPPAAGALGWFYAKALLAALAVVWAFRLCRASGEQPGEPAPPQAGRERDAGGLTRSARLDLAKAAAIVVCLPALLGDLSHNNVNIFILFLVAATLEAFRRRLDTLAGLTLALAIACKVTPALFVAYFAWKRCWRALAASLAGLVLWLVVVPGAVFGFDRNRELMGDWYALMVERPLLKGEITTEHPNQAVTGFVYRLFTNSPSYITYLKTPEGDIPTPAEYHNLTDIGRPAAWVVVKALTALFALAVVVLCRAPVRGPTDPRHGWRVAAECGLICVGMLLFSERTWKHHAVVLLLPLAALAWAVAVANISRRVRIFVIGALGASFVLMAGPGLLGGRGADLALVYGTHTGAFVLLAAALCAVLGCREGRAHDLRRSTGGFGEPIPV, from the coding sequence GTGCGTCTGTTGTCGTTCTCGCGGTTCGCCGGATGGCTCCGCACCGCTCACGCAACGAATCCCGCCCGGGTGCGGGCCGGGTTCGTCGGGCTGCTGGCTGTCGTGGTCGTGCTGATGAGCGTGAAGTACGCGGCCAAGATCGCCAAGCCGGGTGACACCGGACAGCAGACCCGGTCGGCGTTCCTGCGGTGGCGCGAGATGGTGAACGGGGTATTCGCCGGGGAGAACATCTACGTCGGCCGCAACGAGTACCCGAACCCGCCGATCATGGCGGTGCTGCTGCGGCCGTTCGCGGCACTGCCGCCGGCGGCCGGGGCGCTGGGCTGGTTCTACGCGAAAGCGCTGCTCGCGGCGCTGGCCGTGGTGTGGGCGTTCCGGCTGTGCCGGGCGAGCGGGGAACAGCCCGGCGAGCCCGCGCCGCCGCAGGCGGGCCGCGAACGTGATGCGGGTGGGCTCACGCGCTCCGCCCGCCTCGATTTGGCGAAAGCCGCGGCGATCGTCGTGTGCCTACCGGCCCTGCTCGGCGACCTGTCGCACAACAACGTCAACATCTTCATCCTGTTCCTGGTCGCGGCCACGCTGGAAGCGTTCCGCCGCCGCCTCGACACGCTCGCCGGGCTCACCCTCGCGCTCGCGATCGCCTGCAAGGTGACCCCCGCGCTGTTCGTCGCGTACTTCGCGTGGAAGCGGTGCTGGCGGGCGCTCGCCGCCTCGCTCGCCGGTCTGGTGCTGTGGCTCGTGGTGGTGCCGGGCGCGGTGTTCGGCTTCGACCGCAACCGCGAGCTGATGGGGGACTGGTACGCGCTCATGGTCGAGCGCCCGCTGCTCAAGGGAGAGATCACGACCGAGCACCCGAACCAGGCGGTCACAGGGTTCGTGTACCGGCTGTTCACCAACAGCCCGTCCTACATTACGTACCTGAAGACGCCGGAAGGCGACATCCCCACGCCCGCCGAGTACCACAACCTTACGGACATCGGGCGGCCCGCCGCGTGGGTCGTGGTGAAGGCGCTCACGGCCCTGTTCGCGCTCGCGGTGGTGGTGCTGTGCCGGGCGCCGGTGCGCGGCCCGACCGACCCGCGCCACGGCTGGCGCGTCGCCGCCGAGTGCGGGCTCATCTGCGTCGGGATGCTCCTCTTCAGCGAGCGGACCTGGAAGCACCACGCGGTCGTACTGCTGCTCCCGCTGGCGGCCCTCGCCTGGGCGGTTGCGGTGGCGAACATCTCCCGCCGCGTGCGCATCTTCGTAATCGGGGCACTGGGCGCTTCGTTCGTACTGATGGCCGGGCCTGGGCTGCTCGGCGGTCGGGGCGCGGACCTCGCGCTGGTGTACGGCACCCACACTGGCGCGTTCGTGCTGCTCGCCGCCGCCCTGTGCGCCGTCCTGGGGTGCCGAGAAGGCCGCGCGCACGACCTGCGCAGGTCGACCGGGGGATTCGGGGAACCGATTCCCGTTTGA
- a CDS encoding flagellar basal body P-ring protein FlgI, whose protein sequence is MNRAWELAAGISRRHFLAWSAAVGAAGLAGCKSTEAAKLQTPRSQIGEDPADPETVPTVGSKTSVGNTEALTVSGVGLVYNLPGTGSSPAAGSWRTMLEDSLKKLKRDQTLNLRELLDGPGRTTSLVIVSAQIPPGAREGDPIDVQVTLPDDSKTTSLRGGELFATELITFDTTGNIRAQVRGPAARGGNQLVAGSVWARAQGPLVAGNIVLDGADGKEAKPDTDAEGRALYRAGFIAGGAKVAHTRPYYLLLNSGDQNPRVGAAIAERINTTFHTTSDPRFKVADAKDRELILLSVPAAYRHNHYRFLLVARQVPYNPVGANSVYRQKLEEELMDPATALTAAVKLEALGGDCRRSLKIGLESASPWVRFAAAEALAYLGQTDGAAELARLAEDHPALRAQSLKALASLDDAAGTDKLVEMLTSGDAELRHGAFIALRLADERHPALGGALMNRSYYLHRVGGRGASAVHLTAAGRSEILVFGDNVKLRGPMPPVPLGSEFTVSVPAGDEGAKVTRVVRLKDRDPEVKEARCGADLSAVLGALANLGGGYSEAVELVRRSARAEALSAPVVMDAVPREMSIQQLAGFAKVDTTLAKANVEVAKVGTVQPAVDANGFEVPVDQGPLVAPAGAALPKQALNRNPGRLFGPSRASDAPILDPAVVPAGGR, encoded by the coding sequence ATGAACCGGGCGTGGGAACTCGCAGCGGGGATCAGCCGGCGCCACTTCCTCGCGTGGTCCGCCGCGGTCGGGGCGGCCGGGCTGGCCGGGTGCAAGAGCACCGAAGCCGCCAAGCTCCAGACCCCGCGGTCGCAGATCGGGGAGGACCCGGCGGACCCGGAGACGGTCCCGACCGTCGGTTCCAAGACCTCGGTGGGCAACACCGAGGCGCTGACGGTGAGCGGGGTCGGGCTGGTGTACAACCTGCCCGGCACCGGCAGCAGCCCGGCCGCGGGCAGCTGGCGCACGATGCTCGAGGACAGCCTGAAGAAGCTCAAGCGGGACCAGACGCTCAACCTGCGCGAGCTGCTCGACGGGCCGGGCCGCACCACCTCGCTGGTTATCGTGTCGGCGCAGATCCCGCCGGGGGCGCGGGAGGGCGACCCGATCGACGTGCAGGTCACCCTGCCCGACGACAGCAAGACCACCAGCCTGCGGGGCGGCGAGCTGTTCGCCACCGAGCTGATCACGTTCGACACCACCGGCAACATCCGGGCGCAGGTGCGCGGCCCCGCGGCGCGGGGCGGCAACCAGCTCGTCGCCGGGAGCGTGTGGGCGCGGGCGCAGGGCCCGCTCGTGGCCGGCAACATCGTCCTGGACGGGGCGGACGGTAAGGAGGCCAAGCCCGACACCGACGCCGAGGGCCGCGCGCTGTACCGGGCCGGGTTCATCGCCGGCGGGGCCAAGGTCGCGCACACCCGCCCGTACTACCTGTTGCTGAACTCGGGCGACCAGAACCCGCGCGTCGGGGCCGCCATCGCCGAGCGGATCAACACCACCTTCCACACCACTTCGGACCCGCGGTTCAAGGTCGCCGACGCGAAGGACCGCGAGCTGATCCTGCTGAGCGTGCCGGCCGCGTACCGGCACAACCACTACCGGTTCCTGCTGGTCGCCCGGCAGGTGCCGTACAACCCGGTCGGCGCGAACAGCGTGTACCGCCAGAAGCTCGAAGAGGAGCTGATGGACCCGGCCACCGCGCTCACCGCGGCGGTGAAGCTCGAGGCGCTCGGCGGGGACTGCCGCCGGAGCCTCAAGATCGGCCTGGAGAGCGCGTCGCCGTGGGTCCGGTTCGCGGCCGCCGAGGCGCTCGCGTACCTGGGGCAGACGGACGGCGCCGCCGAACTCGCCCGGCTCGCCGAGGACCACCCGGCCCTCCGCGCCCAGAGCCTCAAGGCGCTCGCGTCGCTGGACGACGCCGCCGGCACCGACAAGCTGGTGGAGATGCTGACCAGCGGCGACGCCGAACTCCGCCACGGGGCGTTCATCGCCCTGCGGCTCGCCGACGAGCGGCACCCGGCGCTGGGCGGGGCGCTCATGAACCGCTCGTACTACCTGCACCGGGTCGGCGGCCGCGGGGCGTCGGCGGTCCACCTCACCGCCGCGGGGCGCAGCGAGATCCTGGTGTTCGGCGACAACGTGAAGCTCCGCGGGCCGATGCCACCGGTGCCGCTGGGCAGCGAGTTCACGGTGTCGGTGCCGGCCGGCGACGAGGGCGCGAAGGTCACCCGGGTGGTGCGCCTCAAGGACCGCGACCCCGAGGTGAAGGAGGCGCGCTGCGGCGCCGACCTGAGCGCGGTGCTCGGCGCGCTGGCGAACCTGGGCGGCGGGTACTCGGAGGCCGTCGAACTGGTCCGCCGGTCCGCCCGGGCGGAGGCGCTCTCGGCCCCCGTGGTGATGGACGCGGTGCCGCGCGAGATGAGCATCCAGCAGCTCGCCGGTTTCGCCAAGGTGGACACGACCCTGGCGAAAGCGAACGTGGAGGTCGCGAAGGTGGGTACGGTGCAGCCCGCCGTGGACGCCAACGGGTTCGAGGTGCCGGTGGACCAGGGGCCGCTGGTCGCCCCGGCCGGGGCGGCGCTGCCGAAACAGGCGCTGAACCGCAACCCGGGGCGCCTGTTCGGGCCGAGCCGGGCGTCCGACGCCCCCATCCTCGACCCGGCCGTGGTCCCGGCCGGGGGGCGGTAG